The following proteins are encoded in a genomic region of Rattus rattus isolate New Zealand chromosome 2, Rrattus_CSIRO_v1, whole genome shotgun sequence:
- the LOC116891098 gene encoding renalase, protein MFRVLVVGAGLTGSLCAALLRKEITAPLYLALWDKAGDIGGRMTTANSPHNPRCTADLGAQYITCTPHYAKKHQNFYEELLAHGILEPLTSPIEGMKVKEGESNFVAPHGVSSIIKYYLKESVLLQ, encoded by the exons ATGTTCCGGGTACTGGTGGTGGGCGCCGGGCTAACCGGAAGTTTGTGTGCCGCGCTGCTGAGGAAGGAGATAACCGCTCCCCTGTACCTCGCCCTGTGGGACAAGGCTGGGGACATAG GGGGAAGAATGACTACTGCCAACAGTCCTCATAATCCCCGATGCACCGCTGACTTGGGAGCTCAGTACATCACCTGTACTCCTCATTATGCCAAAAAGCACCAAAA TTTTTATGAGGAGCTTTTAGCTCATGGAATTTTGGAGCCTCTGACATCTCCCATTGAAGGAATGaaagtgaaggaaggagaaagcaacTTTGTGGCACCTCACGGAGTTTCTTCCATTATCAAGTACTACTTGAAAGAATCAG TATTGTTGCAGTGA
- the LOC116893776 gene encoding tear acid lipase-like protein: MWWLLRTLCLIHVFGKIFCLLEPNKNPESHMNVSEIIKYRNYPSLEYEVVTDDGYILPINRIPHGKNNANSSAPKMVVFCQHGLFSTPGVWVANPPDNSLAFILAEAGYDVWLGSSRGSTWAKKHVTLSPDSEEFWAFSFDQMIAYDIPATINFILNTTGQEQIYYIGHSQGTLIALGAFSTNQELAEKIKLSILIAPVHTLKYVEGSGRFPAYFSPEAFKLAFGKKEFLPTVVFSEYSKYVCNIKLVDAGCAGVLGTLTGFSEDQLNRCRIDVYITHSLAGTSTQILIHYGQAIRSGVFQAYDWGSPSLNMQHYNQTTPPLYSVENMKVPTVMFTGLKDFLADPKDVANLVPKIRNLIYHKTIPEFSHLDLLVGLNAKTEVSDEILTILGEYDSYV; the protein is encoded by the exons ATGTGGTGGCTACTGAGAACACTGTGCCTTATCCAtgtatttggaaaaatattttgtttacttgAGCCAAACAAGAATCCTGAATCTCACATGAATGTT AGTGAGATTATTAAATACCGGAACTATCCAAGTTTAGAATATGAGGTCGTGACTGATGATGGTTACATTCTTCCAATTAATCGAATTCCTCATGGGAAGAATAATGCTAATAGTTCAG CCCCCAAGATGGTAGTGTTTTGTCAGCATGGCTTGTTTTCAACTCCTGGTGTGTGGGTTGCCAATCCTCCCGACAACAGCCTGGCTTTCATCCTAGCAGAAGCTGGGTATGATGTGTGGCTGGGAAGCAGCAGAGGAAGTACCTGGGCAAAGAAACACGTGACCCTAAGCCCAGATTCTGAAGAATTCTGGGCTTTTAG TTTTGATCAAATGATAGCATATGACATTCCGGCCACCATTAATTTCATTCTGAACACAACAGGACAAGAGCAGATTTACTATATTGGCCATTCTCAGGGAACTCTTATTG ctctgggggcattttcaacaaatcaagAACTGGCTGAGAAGATCAAACTCAGCATTTTAATAGCTCCAGTTCATACTCTTAAATATGTAGAAGGTTCTGGACGCTTTCCAGCTTATTTCTCTCCAGAGGCTTTCAAG cttgcttttggcaaaaaAGAATTTTTACCTACTGTAGTTTTCAGTGAGTATTCTAAATATGTATGCAACATTAAGTTGGTTGATGCTGGATGTGCTGGTGTACTGGGAACACTGACTGGATTTTCTGAAGATCAGTTAAATCGGTG CCGTATTGATGTGTACATAACACACAGTCTAGCAGGAACATCAACTCAAATTCTTATACATTATGGACAG GCCATTAGAAGTGGTGTGTTTCAGGCTTACGACTGGGGAAGTCCATCTCTGAACATGCAACACTACAATCAG ACTACTCCTCCGTTATACAGCGTGGAAAACATGAAGGTTCCAACTGTCATGTTTACTGGTTTAAAAGATTTTTTGGCTGACCCAAAAGATGTTGCAAATTTGGTACCCAAAATCCGCAACCTCATATACCATAAAACTATTCCTGAGTTCAGCCACCTTGATTTGCTAGTGGGATTAAATGCTAAAACTGAGGTTTCCGATGAAATTTTAACAATTCTTGGGGAATATGACAGTTATGTTTAG